The nucleotide window TGCCCTTGGCTTGTTTTCCCTCACCTGGGGCCCCCACAAGAAGCGTTCGTCCGCATGCCAATGGAAACGCGAAGCTTCTCGTGGGGGGCTTAGGCACTGGGCAGATCAGTCCACCAGCTCGACGAGCGCGAGCTGGGTGCCGTCGCCCCGGCGACGCTCGGCCAGCTTGAGCACGCGGGTGTAGCCGCCCGGACGGGAGGCGTACTTGGGGGCGATCTCGTCGAAGAGCTTGCGCACGAGCTTGGGGTCGTGCAGGTCGCGCAGCAGCAGGCGGCGCAAGTGGTTGCGTTGCGAGACGGCCTTGAGCTCCTCGGGGGTGGCCATGCGCTCGCCTTCCTTTAGGGGACGGGGCTTGCCATCCTTGTCGAGGGGCTTGGTGAAGCGCACGCCCTCGGGCACGCTGAGGGTGGGGGCCTTCTTGGCGGTGTTGATCAGGCTATCCACGAAGCCGACGAGCTCCTTGGCCTTGGGGATGGTGGTGGTGATGCGACCGTGCTCGAGCAGCGCCTTGGCCTGGTTGCGGGCCAGGGCCACGCGGTGCGACGAGCTGCGGTTCAACTTTCGTCCAGACTTGAGGTGGCGCATGTTCTAAACTCCTACTCTCTGAGATCCAGCCCATGCTGCATCAGCACAGCCTTGATCTCTTCGAGGCTGCGCTCACCGATGCCGGGCACTTTCTTGAGTTCGCGTTCGGACAGGGCCAGCAGGCTCTCCACCGACTCGATGCCTTCTTCCTTGAGGTTGTGCAGCACACGGGTGGTGAGGCCCAGCTCGTCGAGGGTCAAACCGGTGGAGGGCACGGCGGGTTTGCTGGGGCTGCCGGCCTCGCGGGAAGGGGTGGTGAAGGCAGAAGCGCTCAGCGAGGCCGCCGGCTTCTCCTGGGCCCTGATCACCGGGGACTGGTCGAAGAAGCTGAGCTGATCGCGCAGAATCCCCACTGCCTGCTGGAGCACCTCCATGGGGGAAACCGAGCCATCGGTCCACACCCGCAGGGTGAGCTTGTCCAGGTCGGTACGCTGTCCCAGACGGGTGTCTTCGACCTGGTAAGCCACGCGCTTGACGGGGGAGTAGTGCGCGTCCACGGGGATCGAGGAGATGCGGTCCTTGATGCCGTGGCGCTCGGCGGGCACATAGCCCACCCCCTCGTCCACCCGCACTTCCAGCACCAACTTGGCCCCAGCGCTCAGCGTGGCGATGTAGAGGTCGGGGTTGATGATCTCGGCGTCGGAGGGCACCTCGAGGTCGCGGGCGTAGACCTCCTTAGGG belongs to Calidithermus timidus DSM 17022 and includes:
- a CDS encoding bL17 family ribosomal protein; amino-acid sequence: MRHLKSGRKLNRSSSHRVALARNQAKALLEHGRITTTIPKAKELVGFVDSLINTAKKAPTLSVPEGVRFTKPLDKDGKPRPLKEGERMATPEELKAVSQRNHLRRLLLRDLHDPKLVRKLFDEIAPKYASRPGGYTRVLKLAERRRGDGTQLALVELVD
- a CDS encoding DNA-directed RNA polymerase subunit alpha, which produces MESTKTKAPVFNARIEGNYGEFVLEPLERGFGVTIGNPLRRILLSSIPGTAVTSVYIEDVLHEFSTINGVKEDVVQIILNLKELVVKFHAPGTKTLTLRAQGPKEVYARDLEVPSDAEIINPDLYIATLSAGAKLVLEVRVDEGVGYVPAERHGIKDRISSIPVDAHYSPVKRVAYQVEDTRLGQRTDLDKLTLRVWTDGSVSPMEVLQQAVGILRDQLSFFDQSPVIRAQEKPAASLSASAFTTPSREAGSPSKPAVPSTGLTLDELGLTTRVLHNLKEEGIESVESLLALSERELKKVPGIGERSLEEIKAVLMQHGLDLRE